Part of the bacterium genome, CGTATATTGCAGACATCCCGTTAAACCCCCGGACTCCCATGTCAAAGATCGGTGAACGCATCCGTCGAGCCCGCAAATCCGCCGGGCTCTCCCAAGAGGAGCTTTCCGATAAGATCCGTGTGAATCGGTCTTATCTCTCGCTCGTCGAAAATGGCAAGTCTTCCCCGACTTTCGAGTTCTTGGAGAAAGTCGCTTCCGGTCTCGAAGTCCGTGTCGAGGATTTGGTGGTCGGTCGGGGACAAAACGGGTCGGAGCCCGCAGAACTTGATGACACCCCGGTCTGCGAGGGTTTGGCCGAGCTCTTGGAGGATGAGGAGCAGATGCTGCTCATGAATCCATCGCCCGAAGAGTTGCGGATTCTACGCAGTATTCGCGTGGATACCCGCTTCCGGCCTTCCAAGAGATTCTTCGTGGAGGCGCTGCTCGATTTCCGCAAGAACCGGCACCCCCGATAAGTGCCGGACCGGCTCCGTCTCTTCCTTCGATTTCTTCACTGAAATGACGATTTCATAGGCTTCATCACATCTGAGGAGATCCGTCACATGAAGCACGCGTTAACCATGAAGAACGGGATTCCCGTTTTTGAACTCAAGGGAAAAATCATGGGAGGTCCCGAGGCGAATGCTTTTCACGAAGAACTGAAGAAAACCGTAGCCGGCGGTCAGCGAAAGATCATCATTGATCTCGGGGAAGTAGAGTGGATGAACAGTTCGGGACTGGGAATGCTGATCTCGGCTCTGACCACCGTGAAGAATGCGGGCGGGGACCTCAAGCTTGCCCGTGCCACCGAGAAAATCACTTCGCTCCTGGTCATCACCAAACTTTCCTCCGTTTTCGATTCGCAACCGACCCTCGAAGCGACAATCGCCGCGTTCAAATGATCGAGTCCGGACGGATCCGAACGGAATCTTGTTCCATAGAGAGGTAGCGGTCTCCCCTGTGCCCGCAGCGCCCGCGTCGAAAATCGAAGAGCTGGACCGTCGCCTCCACCATCTGTCCGAATTGGCGGGACGGCTGGTTCAATCGCTGAAGGTGGGCGAGACCGATTCGGGACTCGCCGACACCTTCCTGGCCGTGTGGCGGGAAGCCGTTCGCGGGGAAGCCGTCCTTGAACTGTTCCGCGAGGTCGAACGTGAGCGTCAGGAAAACGAGACGCTCATGGAAATCAGCATGAAACTCTCGAGCT contains:
- a CDS encoding helix-turn-helix transcriptional regulator, with protein sequence MSKIGERIRRARKSAGLSQEELSDKIRVNRSYLSLVENGKSSPTFEFLEKVASGLEVRVEDLVVGRGQNGSEPAELDDTPVCEGLAELLEDEEQMLLMNPSPEELRILRSIRVDTRFRPSKRFFVEALLDFRKNRHPR
- a CDS encoding STAS domain-containing protein, translated to MKHALTMKNGIPVFELKGKIMGGPEANAFHEELKKTVAGGQRKIIIDLGEVEWMNSSGLGMLISALTTVKNAGGDLKLARATEKITSLLVITKLSSVFDSQPTLEATIAAFK